From the genome of Aliarcobacter lanthieri:
TGAATATGCAACAAAATTAGATTTTAATAGATATTTAAAAAAATGTATTAAATCTGAAATAGCAGATGTTTGTAATATTTCAACTACTAGATATGGTGGAGCAATAACTGCTGGAATGTTCTTAGATAATTTTATCTATGAAGAAAATAAAGATAAGTGGATTCATTTTGATATAGCTGGACCAGCATTTGTTGAAAAAGCTTGGGGATATAATCCGTATGGAGCTAGTGGAACGGGAGTTAGATTGGCAGTTAAATTTGTACAAGATTTAGTAAAAAGAGGGTAGTTTAAAACTACACTCTTTTGTATTATTAAAAAATATTATTGAATTTGATAATCTACAGGAATAGTTATATTCCAAACTTCTCTATTTAACTCATCTGGAATTGGTTCAAATGTAGCAATTTTAATTAGTAATTCTAATGTTGCTTCATCTAATTTATCAAATTTAGATTTTTTAACTATTTTTACATTTTTTACATTACCTTTTTTCATTACATCAAAATTAACTTCAACTTTTCCCGTTTGATTTAATCTTTTTGCAACTCTTGGGTAGACTTTATTCTTTTCTACTTTTGCTTTAACTTTTGCTAAATAAGCACTTTCTAAATTATGTACTTGTGCAGGGTTTACATTTTTTACAGGAGCTTCTTCTACTGGAGCTGTTTGAGTTGGTTGTGGTGCCACAACATTTTCTACAACTTTTTCAATAGGTTTTTCTTGTATATGTTCTTTTTTTGGTTTTTTAGGCTTTTCTGGTTTTTTTATTGGTGTTGGTTTTTCAATAATTGGTTCAGGCTCTGGCTCTGGTTCAGGCTCTGGAGGAGTTGGCTCAGGTTGTACTTGAGCCACTTCTACTGTTGATAAAGATATTGTTGTAATTTCCTCAGCTGCCTTGTCTGGGATAATTAAAGCATTCGCAAAAACAAAGAAAGCAAAAAATCCTACTATTGCATATATCGTACTTGTAATTAGGAATGAACTTTGGTATCTATTCATTAGTTACTTCTTTGTTACTATTGAAACATTTGAATAAGAATTCTTTTTTAACATATCAAGTACATTTACAAATGATTCAAATTTTGTATTTTTATCTGTATGTATATGAACTGGAGTTTCTATTGATTTTTGTAAAATAGATTTTTCTAATTCTTCTAATACAAGAGGAGTTTCTTCTAAAAATAATTCACCATTTTCATTTATAACTATTACTATTTCTTTATCTGGTTTAAGTTGCTCTGAACTACTAGAATTTGGTAATGCAACAGGTATTATTCCTTTTGTAATAAATGTTGAAGTTAATAAAACAATTGCTAAAAGTACAAGTAAAACGTCAATAAACGGTATTACATTTATTGAATCATATTTCTGTAGCTTCATAATCGCTCTCCAAAACTTCTGCTGATCTTCCTAGAATATTATACATAACCATAGAAATGATAGCAACAACAAGTCCAACAGCAGTTGCTTTAAGTGCTAAAGCTAAACTTTCCATAATTTTAGCAGCATCAATATCTCCATTCCCCATTGTCATAAATGTAAGCATAATGGCTAAAACAGTTCCAAGAAGTCCAATATAAGGAGCATTTGATGCAATAGTTCCAATAATAGTTAAATGTTTTGTTAAAGCTACATCTAAAGACTTTTTATTTTTGTAATCTTTTACGTTTATTTTTTTATAAAATAACACTCTTTCTATAAAAAAGAAAACAGCAACAAAACTCATAATAACAAGTAGAACAATAACCCCATAGTCAACTAAATGCTTTAGCGTTTCAATATCTTCCATCATAATTTTTTTCCTTAAACTAAAAATTTTTGTAATTATAATCAAAAAACTTTAATTTTGTATTAATGATAATTATCAAGATGCAAGAATGGATTAAAATTTTGTTAAAATACCGTTAAAATTTAGAACATATAATTCCACATAAAAATTTAAGGATGAAAAAATTGCGTAAAGTACTTTTATTCTCAATCATTTGTAGTATTGCAATTGCAGATACAAATAATTTAGAGATTCTACAAAAAGATAAAAAAGAGTTAAGGGAACTTGAAAAACAATCAATAGAAACAAGCTATGAAACTTTAAAAAATGATTGGATAGGAACTATTGATATAAGTTCAAGTGTAAATAGAAATCACTCTTTTGATAAAGATAAATCAGATGATGGAAGATATGGTAAAACGGCAAGAATAGGTTTTACACAATCAGTATTTGAATCTGGTGGAATAATGCTTACAATTCAATATGCAAAAGACAAGTTAAAATATGATTTATTATCTTGGCAAAATCAAAATCAACAATTGTTACAAACTATTTATACTACTTTATTGGATATCAAAAAATTAAAATTACAAATTGCACAAAGTAAGTATAGATTAGAAAATAAAGATATAGAATTGATAATAAAAAAAATACAGTATGAAGCAGGAAAAACTGATATTATTGAATTAAATAATGCTGTTATGTCAAAAAACAATCAATTTAAAGAAAATATTAGTTTAGAAAATACTTTAAAAGAAAAAGAGTATGAGTTATCTAAATATACTGATTTGAAATCTGATGAAATAGAAATAATTGATTTTTATGTAGTATCAAAAGATGATTTTATTAACAATAATATAGATATATTGCAAGAAGATTCAAAAATTGATATGATGAATACAAATTATAAAAAAGTAAAAACAAATTATCTTCCAAAAGTTTCTCTTACTTCTAATGCAAGTTATAGTTCTAGTGATAGTGAATTTAACAAAATGGCAAGAAATACAAATAAAGATGATGCACAATCAACTGCAAGTTTGACTTTGTCTATGCCACTTTTTGATTATAATAGGTCAAATAAAATACAAGAAGCAAAAATAGATTATCTAAAACAAAAAATACAGGTAAATGATTTGAAAAATGAAGTAGCTTTTGATTATGAACAAACTTTAAATCAAATTGATACATATGAAAAACATATTAAAACAATAGAAGAAAATATTAGATTATATGATGATTTAATATCAGCAAATCAAATTTCAAATGATGCAGGAATGACTTCTGAATATGATTTGGATATTCTAAAAAATACAAAACTGATAAATGAGTATGATATGGTAATCAATGATATAAATATCAAACTTCAATATGCAAAACTATACTTTAAGATAAAAGGTTAATAAAAGATGAGTAATGAAAATTTAATAAATGAGTTAAATAGCTATAAAACAAAAAGTTCAAAAAAGCTATATATTTGGATAAGTACAGCAATAGTTTTAGCTGTTATTATGGTGTATTTCTTCATATTTAACTCAGCAAATAAAGCATTGAAAATTGAATATGTAACAAAAGCTGTTGAAAGAGGAGATTTGTCAGTTATTGTTAGTGCTACAGGAAATTTAAATCCTACAAATAGTGTTGAAATAGGTATAGAAGTTTCTGGAACAATAAAAGAAATTTTTGTTGATTATAATGATGAAGTAACAGTTGGACAGATTTTAGCAAAACTTGATACTGTAAAATTACAATCACAAGTTGATAGTTCAATAGCAGCTTTAGCAATTGCAAAAGCAAATTTAAAAGAGAGTGAAGTTAATGTAAAAAATAAAAAGATTTTATATGAGAGAACTTTAAAAATGTATAATGAATCAAATGGAAAATATCCATCAAAGAATGAACTTGATGATTCAAAATTTTCTTATGAAGCAGCTTTAGCTTCTCTTGAAGCAACAAAAGCAAAAGTTCTACAATCAGAATCAAATGTAAAAACCGATAAACAAAATCTTGAAAAAGCTTCTGTAAAATCTTCTATAGATGGAATTGTTTTAAATAGAGAAGTTGAGGTAGGACAAACTTTAGCTGCAACTATGTCTGCTCCAAAACTTTTTACTTTAGCAAAAGATTTAAAAAGTATGGATTTAATTGTAAGTATTGATGAAGCTGATGTTGCTGATATTAAAAAAGGCTTACCAGTTACATTTACTGTTGATGCTTATCCAAATAGAACATTTTTAGGAAAGATAAAACAAGTAAGATTAAATCCTATAGATTCAAATGGTGTTGTAACTTATGAAACAGTAGTTGAAGTAAATAATGAAGATTTAGTATTAAAACCAGGTATGACAGCAACTGCTAAAATTGTTACAAAAGATAGTAAAGATAATATTTTAGTTCCAAATAGTGCATTGCGATTTAAACCAAGAGCACAAGAACAAGCTAGTAGTGGACCTGTAAAACTTGCTGGACCAAATATGCCAAATAGACCAGGTCCTGTTACAAAGGATTTGAGTAAACAAAATTTAGCTTCAATATATATATTAGAGAATGGTCAACCTAAAAGAGTTATGGTTAAAATTTTGGATACAGATGGAAAATCTTCAGCTATTGAATCTAAAGATTTAAATATTGGTGATCTAGTAATTATTTCACAAAAGAGTGAAAATGCAAGATAAAAAAACAATAATTGAATTTAAAAATATTGTTAAAAGTTATGGAAGTGGACAAAATATTACTCATGCCCTAAATGGTGTTGATTTAAAAATTTATGAAGGTGAATTTGTTGCTATTATGGGAGCAAGTGGAAGTGGAAAATCAACTTCTATGAATATGATTGGATGTTTAGATAAACCAACAAGTGGAGAATATTTGTTTAATGGAATAAATGTAGAAAAACTAAATAGAAATCAAATGGCACTTTTAAGAAGAAATTATTTAGGTTTTGTTTTTCAAGGATTTAATCTTTTAGGAAGAACTTCTGCTTTAGAAAATGTTGAACTTCCTTTGATATATAGAAAAGTTCCAGCAAAAGAGAGAGAAGTTTTAGCTATAGAAGCTTTAAATAAAGTAGGGCTTGGAAGTGTTATAAAAAATACTCCAGCTGAACTTAGTGGTGGACAGCAACAACGTGTTGCAATAGCAAGAGCAATAGTTACAAATCCTTTGGTATTATTAGCAGATGAACCAACAGGGAATCTTGATAGTATTAAAAGTATTGAAATTATGAATTTATTAAAAAAATTAAATCAAGAGTCAAAAATTACTATAATAATGGTAACTCATGAAGAAGATATGGCTGCTTATGCAGATAGGGTAATTTATTTTAGAGATGGACATATTGAAGATAGTTTAAAGAAAGGATTTAAATAATGTTAGTAAATGCTTTTTTAATAGCTATTAAAGAGATAAAAAGAAATATTTTAAGATCTGTTCTTACAATTCTTGGAATAGTAATAGGTGTTGCTTCTGTTATAGCTATGGTTATGATAGGTGATGGAACAACTCAAAATGTACGAGATAGTATTACAAAACTTGGAAGTAATATGTTAACTTTGCGAGTGGGGCAAGAAAGAAGAGGTATTCCAAGAGAAGATAATAGTTCAAAACCTTTTACAAATGAAGATATTGTTGCTATAAAAAGTGAAATTGCAAACATAAAAGCAGCTACTTCTGAAGGTTCATCAAGGATGAATATCGTATATGGAAATAAAAGTCATGCTTCAAGTGTTATAGGAACAGATAATGATTACTTTATAGTAAAAGATTGGGCTTTACAAGATGGAAGGACTTTTGATGATAGTGAAATTGCTAGTGGAAAATCATCTTGCATTATAGGAACAACTATTGTAAAACAACTTTTTGGAGAAGAGAATCCAATAGGAGCAAATATAAGATTAAAAAATATTACTTGTAATGTAATAGGAGTTTTACAATCCAAAGGGGCAGCTGCTTTTGGAAATGATCAAGATGAGATAGTGGTTGTTCCTGTAAGTATGTTTCAAAGAAAAATATTAGGTAAAAAAGATGTATCATCTGTAATAATTTCTATAACACAAGAACAATATATTGAAGATGCAAAAACGGATATTATAGCTTTGATGCAAGAGCGTAGAGCAATAAAAGTTGGTGAACCAGATAATTTTCACATTAGAGATATGAAAGATATTTTAGAAACTATGACATCAACTACAACTATGCTTACATATTTGTTGGGGTCTATTGCTGCTATTTCTTTACTTGTTGGTGGAATTGGTATTATGAATATTATGCTTGTTTCTGTAACTGAACGAACAAGAGAAATAGGAACTAGACTTGCTATTGGAGCTATGGAAAATGAAGTTTTAATGCAATTTTTAGTTGAAGCAATAGTATTGTCAACTTGGGGTGGAATCATTGGTATTGTTTTAGGACTTGGTATTGGATATGGAGTTGTAAGTTTTATGCAATTACCTTATATTATAAATCATCAAATTATTTTAATATCATTTATTTTTTCTACTTTAATAGGAGTTGTTTTTGGATATTTCCCCGCAAGAAAGGCTGCAAGATTAAATCCTATTGAAGCTTTACGATATGAGTAAAATAAATTTATTATAATATTTATAAAATTAGTAAATAGGTATAAAAAATGAAAAATTTAGTAGTATTAATTTTAATAAGCTTTTTATTTATTG
Proteins encoded in this window:
- a CDS encoding energy transducer TonB; translation: MNRYQSSFLITSTIYAIVGFFAFFVFANALIIPDKAAEEITTISLSTVEVAQVQPEPTPPEPEPEPEPEPIIEKPTPIKKPEKPKKPKKEHIQEKPIEKVVENVVAPQPTQTAPVEEAPVKNVNPAQVHNLESAYLAKVKAKVEKNKVYPRVAKRLNQTGKVEVNFDVMKKGNVKNVKIVKKSKFDKLDEATLELLIKIATFEPIPDELNREVWNITIPVDYQIQ
- the exbD gene encoding TonB system transport protein ExbD codes for the protein MKLQKYDSINVIPFIDVLLVLLAIVLLTSTFITKGIIPVALPNSSSSEQLKPDKEIVIVINENGELFLEETPLVLEELEKSILQKSIETPVHIHTDKNTKFESFVNVLDMLKKNSYSNVSIVTKK
- the exbB gene encoding TonB-system energizer ExbB; translation: MEDIETLKHLVDYGVIVLLVIMSFVAVFFFIERVLFYKKINVKDYKNKKSLDVALTKHLTIIGTIASNAPYIGLLGTVLAIMLTFMTMGNGDIDAAKIMESLALALKATAVGLVVAIISMVMYNILGRSAEVLESDYEATEI
- a CDS encoding TolC family protein, with the translated sequence MKKLRKVLLFSIICSIAIADTNNLEILQKDKKELRELEKQSIETSYETLKNDWIGTIDISSSVNRNHSFDKDKSDDGRYGKTARIGFTQSVFESGGIMLTIQYAKDKLKYDLLSWQNQNQQLLQTIYTTLLDIKKLKLQIAQSKYRLENKDIELIIKKIQYEAGKTDIIELNNAVMSKNNQFKENISLENTLKEKEYELSKYTDLKSDEIEIIDFYVVSKDDFINNNIDILQEDSKIDMMNTNYKKVKTNYLPKVSLTSNASYSSSDSEFNKMARNTNKDDAQSTASLTLSMPLFDYNRSNKIQEAKIDYLKQKIQVNDLKNEVAFDYEQTLNQIDTYEKHIKTIEENIRLYDDLISANQISNDAGMTSEYDLDILKNTKLINEYDMVINDINIKLQYAKLYFKIKG
- a CDS encoding efflux RND transporter periplasmic adaptor subunit, with the translated sequence MSNENLINELNSYKTKSSKKLYIWISTAIVLAVIMVYFFIFNSANKALKIEYVTKAVERGDLSVIVSATGNLNPTNSVEIGIEVSGTIKEIFVDYNDEVTVGQILAKLDTVKLQSQVDSSIAALAIAKANLKESEVNVKNKKILYERTLKMYNESNGKYPSKNELDDSKFSYEAALASLEATKAKVLQSESNVKTDKQNLEKASVKSSIDGIVLNREVEVGQTLAATMSAPKLFTLAKDLKSMDLIVSIDEADVADIKKGLPVTFTVDAYPNRTFLGKIKQVRLNPIDSNGVVTYETVVEVNNEDLVLKPGMTATAKIVTKDSKDNILVPNSALRFKPRAQEQASSGPVKLAGPNMPNRPGPVTKDLSKQNLASIYILENGQPKRVMVKILDTDGKSSAIESKDLNIGDLVIISQKSENAR
- a CDS encoding ABC transporter ATP-binding protein, translated to MQDKKTIIEFKNIVKSYGSGQNITHALNGVDLKIYEGEFVAIMGASGSGKSTSMNMIGCLDKPTSGEYLFNGINVEKLNRNQMALLRRNYLGFVFQGFNLLGRTSALENVELPLIYRKVPAKEREVLAIEALNKVGLGSVIKNTPAELSGGQQQRVAIARAIVTNPLVLLADEPTGNLDSIKSIEIMNLLKKLNQESKITIIMVTHEEDMAAYADRVIYFRDGHIEDSLKKGFK
- a CDS encoding ABC transporter permease, coding for MLVNAFLIAIKEIKRNILRSVLTILGIVIGVASVIAMVMIGDGTTQNVRDSITKLGSNMLTLRVGQERRGIPREDNSSKPFTNEDIVAIKSEIANIKAATSEGSSRMNIVYGNKSHASSVIGTDNDYFIVKDWALQDGRTFDDSEIASGKSSCIIGTTIVKQLFGEENPIGANIRLKNITCNVIGVLQSKGAAAFGNDQDEIVVVPVSMFQRKILGKKDVSSVIISITQEQYIEDAKTDIIALMQERRAIKVGEPDNFHIRDMKDILETMTSTTTMLTYLLGSIAAISLLVGGIGIMNIMLVSVTERTREIGTRLAIGAMENEVLMQFLVEAIVLSTWGGIIGIVLGLGIGYGVVSFMQLPYIINHQIILISFIFSTLIGVVFGYFPARKAARLNPIEALRYE